The DNA sequence ATCATGATTGAATTGGGTGTTAAGAGTGTCGGAAAAAGATTACTGATACCACCTGCATGTTTGTCAGCTTAGTCTGATTCGTGTCCTGTAGAAAACAAGGATTTCGGACAGTGCTGAACCAAAGACGACCATGAAAGAAAGAACTTACTCAATCCTGGCTTGAGGGCGAGAGCGCAGACCAAATTAGTTCCCATCGCCACCAGCACTATCAGGTTCTCATCAGCCTTTCAGACGACCTTTACATACCACTTTTACAGCTGAAGGTAATGGAATACCACGTACCGGAGATTGGTACAGCAATCTGCAGCCGAACAAGCTTCATAGACTGCCTGAACTGCTCAGGGGTGATGACCTCGTCTGGGAGGGGATCGTAGCTCGACATGACTGGAATTCGTCTCCTGCTTGGTTGGGTATCTTCTAAATAATCCTCTTGACAGAGTATATATAGCTGATCTGTGCAATGCACTGAAGGTGGATGGCAAattggaagaagtgaaACACTGCGCAGGACGGACGAAATCGACGAAGCacgaacgaacgaacgGGCGGGAACGACGACAAGTGCGTCATCGGAACGTAATGGACGGCGATGACCGAAGTCTCGCCAGCCGACGGCCGTCAGCTATATGAGAAGGCCACCACCAACGTACAAACAAAATCGCTATACATTATCGCCTACAAACATCCTAGCATTGAGCCAACTTCTATACAGACCGAAGATCTGTAAGAGGAACTTGGGATCAAATCGTAGTGACAACAAAAGATAGGCAAAGAATCAAGTATGCAGCACCACAAGATAGAtatttccatctcctcataTCATAATCGCGACAAAACATAATCGCGACAAAAACATAAAATTGGATTGTCCATAACTCCAAATGAAGACTTTTATGTAATACAGGACCATAAACGCTATGTGCTATACCCTATAAATGTCAATACATTTCCTCGCTTCCGATAACCAAAGTTAATCCCCTccctgctcctcttcatcatcatcatcatcatcctcgcgCTCACCGCCTTCGCTCTCCACAGGGATTACTCGTTTCGTTGTACTCCTCGCCACGGGAGTATCCAGGATCTAAGTCACATCAGTATCTTGTCACTTATACGAAAAAATGAAAATAAAGAAGTGTAAAACCCACTTCtttcctcaactcttcaCCACTGACCCCTTCCTGTCCTTGttccccatcatcatcctcatcctcatccgcCACGCCGAGCTGGACACCCTTCCTAAAAATCtcgctctcctcctctACCCACGCTTTTGAAGTTTTTTCCACTGGTGATGAAGGGCTGTCCTTACCGTTGAGAttagaagaagaggtggaagtgTTGATGTCGAGGATACCGACtgatgagaaagaggggagtgagaaggagaaggcttGGGCTTCCATAAGACCTCGTTCgatttctttttgtttttcatcttcttccttcaccccTCTTCCTGGACCGCCCTCAacattttcttcatctttatctttttccttcccctcgCTCTCTGCGTCCTCGTCTCCCTTCGCTATGATCCCCAGCCCAACTGATTCACCATGATTGCTAGCCTTACTCTGCATCGAAGCCGAACGCGTGTGTGCCGCATGTCTCGCCGCAAGCTGCATCATGTCCAGCTCTTCCGCATCACTATCATTATCATCACTATCTCCGATCGAAAAGTTCGGGCTTGAGATCTCAAGACTACTCCCCTTGGCGTGATGCGCGTGGCGTCTAGATATCGGCGTCAAAAGCTGCTTgccgtccttcttctgcttcttaCTTTGCTGATTCGACGAATATTtagaggtggaagaggacgaagacatgatttgagaaggaagcaaGACGCGAGGAGGGGGGGTAAATCCTTCACTCTGCTTAATCAAGGCAGTAAGCCGATCATTCACCTCCAATAACTCTTCAATCCCGACTCCGTTTCCCTCCTCTGCACCTTCCACAACGCGTTGTATTATTTCCACCAACCTCTCCAACACCATTTGCGCCTTGGCGAGTACTTTTTCATACTCTTCTGTGGGCATCTCCTTCCCGCCTTCCCAGTTTTGCGCGTTGCCTTGTTTTAAAAGATCGTCGTAGACCTTACTAGCAGTAAAATACTGGTCGAGAAGGGAGACAGAGGTTTTGCCGAGCGCAAAGAGAGCCGGCaaggggagagagatgattTTTGCTCGCTCGGCCTCGCTGAGTACATTTACACGCGGCGCTGCGGAGGTGGATCCTGATTTGGTTGgagtgggagaagatgtcGATTGGGCTTTCAAAGAACGCAAAAGGTCTGAACGCTTTAAAGGCGCCCAGACTTCCGCTTCGGCCGCTGCACTCAGTGCCTTGTGTTCactctctcctttcttAGATCCATCCGCTTCTGCCTCTCCAGGCATACTTGCACCATCATTTGCCTGCGCCCTGGAGTGGGTAGTCGCATCACTTGAAGCTTCGCCCCCTTTATGACCATACGGCTCGTGCTCTGTATGTTGCCCTTGTACAGTCCCCGATGATACTCCATACGCTTCATCATAAGAAGCAGCAAGTACCGCCGCCGCTTCTTCTGTATTCCTCACACAAATGCTGAGGACACCCTGCATGACTCTTGCCATtgcctctctttccctttccttttcctcctcctcatcttccctttccccacCAGCAGACATAGGCATGCTAAGATCCAAGCACCTGATCAGGCGGTTCACCCTTAAGCCGCCATACAACGCGTGCACGCCCGCCGCACCGATAGGGTTTGCTGTTAAAtcaaggtgaaggaggccTTGGTTCTCACCCAAAAATTCTGCGAGCGCAATGGCACCTTCGTCGCCCATACCCACAGAGCTGAGGAATAATCGTTTGAGAGTAGTGTTGACAGCCAATGCATTACGCAGGCTGACTACCGCATCGCGTCCTTCCGAATTTGCGCCCAAGGTGTTTGCTGTTATACCCCTGCTGTTGCTagaaacaggggaagaggacgtGTTACAGCATGGATTATCAGAGAGCGACAGAGTAGAGAGGGAAGTATTGTACTTGAGCGACTCGGCGAGTGCTGCAAGACCGGAAGGTGGGATAGAGTTGGATGAGAGGTTGAGGATTCTGAGGGTACGGTTACGCTTTAAAACTTGGGCAATGTATGTCACACCTCCCTACAAGGACGAAAACAGAAAACGCTGGTCAGTATATCAAAATTTTTGGTTTTGGTCTGGAAGACAGGAAAGCGGAGCGAGTAAATCAAATGGAAACTTACCCGAATATCATTCCCCTTCAAATCAAGCGTCTGTAACTTTCCGATCCGCTGTACGTTTTCAAGGGCTCTCACACTCCTTTCCAATGCTCTACTCGTTGGGCCTGGTACCCATCTCTCCgacttttccttctccctctctttctccttgtcGATTGTCGCTTTCGATTTTTCTGGTGTATCCGTACCCTTATCGTTTTGAGCACGAGAGCGCGAGTACAAATGTGATTCGGAATGAGAATCAAGTGAGGAAGACGCATCAAATGGCATTTGCAATCTCTCCATCACCGACATTCGCGGGGGTGTATACCCTTTCGGCACCGTCATTGATGTCACGCCTCTTGATCCTGTTATATGGGGTACCaccccctcttctcctttttcctttctaCCGAATCCTTCTACTCCGCTCATcccaccgccgccaccaccactagCAACTCCCGAACGCCCCACACCAGCTAAgcgggaagagaaagaatcGTAATCATAATCCCTAACCATGACAGCCACCCCTACCGCCCCATCTCTGTTTATCCTATTCCCccgaagagaaagatgttTAAGTCCGGATGTGCGGATCCCATGGGCGAGAACTTCAAGGAGGGGTGGACGAAGGGAGCAAGAGTCGAGGCGGAGGGTTTGAAGGGATGTTTGTTGTTGGGAGGGGGATTGGGTTTGAGGTGGGGGTTGAGTTTGGGTTTGTACCTGGAGAGACTGTGGCTGGGGCTGAGGCGTAGACGAGTGCAGTTGTTGCTGGACCTGCTGCGCGGGATCGAGAGAAAAAACGTCGGTTAATGAAGAGGGTTTGAGCAAAGGcgcaggaggaaggaaagtgCTATACAAATTACGTTTCCTTCCCTCACCCTCCCATTCCCCTTCGTcccgctcttcttcattctcttcaCAATCCGACGCTGCagtcttttcttttccgtTTCTTGTATCGgtaggagatgaggaaatcATTAACATCCCTTCAATCTTCTGTCCTCCCCTCGACGCAGAAATGGAAGTAGAAATAGAATGCGAGGAGGTTGATTGAGAGACGGAGGAATAGCAAGGTTCGTTCAGAGCTTTGACGAGCGCTTCCATCGATTTTCGGTTCCATACTGTTTCGGATAAATCGAGGTGCTTCAAATTCTTTGCCTGCCATCACCAATGTAAAGCGTAAAGAACATCAAGGTAAGTCGCAACGCTAGACAACAaggtggagagaaaggagaacgCACCATCTTGAGATATTCTGCTACCAGACCCCACCCATTCTCACGAATCTTCTTACATCCCTTCAAACTCAATCTTTCCACCCCATCCGACcccctctctttccccccAGTTGATTCCTTATCACCGGGACCGCCACTTACAAGCAAAGCATGCAAAATACTCTTCAaacccccttcctccactgccccatcctccaacaACAGACCGACCAGCCCAAATCGTGTCGCCAACACGTCCGCCACCGGTTCAGCGGAATGATGGCCCAAAGGGACGTCGAGCGGGTGAATGCCGGgtggaagggaggaggagatggtggcGTGGTTGATTGGGCGGAGGGTGAGGTGGATTATGCGTTCTGGAgcaagggaaggagatttGGAGACGGCCGGAAGGGATTCAAGAGCCCGGATAACACCTATACGGGGTCGCTCCTCACGTCCTCGACAGGCTTGTTCGTAGAGTACCACGAGGCGGTGTGGGGTCCAGtaagatggatggagagaggTTATGAGAAGTGAACGTTGAGTGTTTTCAATCTGTCAGTTCGATGATTAAGTGATTAGCGAAGATAAAAGACAAGTTGATGAGTCGAAAGATGATGGTTGATGAAATTTGGAGATGATCCGACTCACCTTTGCCCGATCGGCCAAGACCTTTTCACTCCATGGTTCACCGTTCGAAGAGATAGGATAGATGATACTCATGCtcggaaggaggaaagtaACTTTCTTGAGAGGttgtttctttttgctATCGTTATTATTGCGATGGTTGGTGGTTGgggtggaggtgatgaACTTGGGTGTAGGTGACGCAGCACCATCGCGAGGTGGTAACGGGGGCGCTTCTTTCCTTGGTAAACTCGGTCCTCGCGCGTGGCTAAGGTAATCGTCTTGCGaaggcggcggcggtgggGGCGAGGGCATGGAAGTTGAAAAGAGTTGTCTCGCGAGACCATGGCCATGACTGGCTTCTTGCCCCTGTCCTTGACTTTGCGACTGAACCTGATTCTGGGCGTTTGTAACTAATCGGCCTATACCCATAGCCAGCCTCCCACTGAGCGATGCCAACGTCCCCCCTTGTCCACCTAGGACTCTTGGAGTCGGCATTGGCGTATTTGCCTGTTGTCCTTGCCCGTGTGCCGACATCTGCTGCGTTGATGTTGATCCTGGCGCTGTCCATTGACCATTCCCATTCACTCCAGCTCTACCAGTCCCATCACCTGACACAACCGCCTCATCGCCTTCCCCTCCAGCAACCCTGGTGCCAACAGCAGTCACTGCACCTCCAACCATATCCCTCAACCGATGACCAAGAGTCGGCTTTGAtggtgggggagggggTTTCAGTATACCCTTTTTGGGTGGTAAAGGACGTCTTTTTGCTGGACGGGGTGGTTCTGGTGCTCCTTGAGACCCTTCTTGAGGCTGTTGCTGGGGTGTTGCTTCCGGTTGTAGTTGCGATGGTTGTTCGAGCTGagcttgttgttgtggcTCAGTCTGCGGTTCTGGCTCCGACTGTGCTGTCTCGAGCTGCTGTTTTCCTTGCTCGCTTGCTTCTCCTCCTACTGGCTCGTCTCTCACCCGTGGTGGGTCTTGCGTGTGTTGCTGTTCACCCTCTTCCATGGTCGTCCGAGTATACATACATCTACACAACCCACGTAAAATGCCCGCTGCAAGTATAGGAGGTCATATACGCTGAAACGTCATCCGCGCCTATGACATGGGTTACGTAATTCAAATCATAGGCACCAGTAAATAATCTTTGCACTCGTATCCATTATTCGCTTTCCCACTCGACGAAATCCATCCCGAGTGTATAACATTCATTTCGAGAGTACGTCCACCATGACCACAAATCTATACGCTATAGCAGGCCCCTCAAAACCCACAACTCCGACATCGACCCCTTCTCCACGCTCCGAGCCGCCTTCACCGCTCAAATCACTCACATCACTCCCGACAAACCCGCTCAACTCGCATGGCACGTCTACCCCCAACACACTCACAAATCAGCTGTCAAGCACAGGAATAGGAATATCCAAACCGGGCCTAAGTGTggatgagaatggagaagTCATGAAGGTGCCCGCATTCTTGAACAAGCTGTATACGATGGTCAGTGATCCGGAGGTGGACGACTTGATTTACTGGGGAGAGAGTGGGGATTCATTCTTTGGTACGTCGATTTTGTTGACATTATACCATCTTGTCCTTTAGATATATTTTACTAAGCTTACAAAATTATAGTACCGAATGCAGAGCTATTCGGGAGAGAACTCTTACCGAGATGGTTTAAACATTCCAACTTCTCAAGTTTTGTCCGTCAACTCAACATGTATGGGTTTCGTACGTTCATTCATGTCTTTCCCTATCTTTATACCAACTGACTTATCTTCCGATATCCAGACAAAGTCCCTCACCTTCAGTCTGGTGCCCTGAAGAATGAAACGCCCATCGAATTATGGGAGTTCGCAAACCCTTATTTCAAACGCGGCCAACCCCAACTTCTCACCAAAGTAACTCGCAAAAACAACCGACCTTCAAACTCTGGTGTTggaccttcatcttccgttGGAGGTAGCGGAGCTGGTGGAGGAATGAGCACCCGCTCTgcatctgctgctgctgcctctGGCTCTGCTTCCGGACAAATCCAGCAAGCCATCAGTCAAGGCCATGAAGCTGGTAACCATTCCACTTCAGGAAAATACCTTATCACAGACGGTACCACCCCTGGCTCTGTCCCTCCTTCCCACACCTCCGCCGGTCCACTCATCGCCCCTCAAACCCTCGATCTTTCGGCAATCAATTCTGGTATCGCCGCCATACGCCAAACCCAAGCTTCCATCGCTACCGATCTCCGCAAACTTCAGGCATCTAACGAAGCGCTTTGGAGGCAGGCGTATGAAACGCAGGAAAAGCAGAGGAAACATGAAGAGACGATAGATTTGATTGTAAGCTTTTTGGAGAGGTTGTTTGGGACGGAAGGGGAGGGATTGAAGGGATTGAAGGAGGCGATGAGAAGGGGGGTTGGAGTAAGAAGGGATAGGGATGGGAGAGAAGGTAGGGATTCAAGAGATTCGAGATTTGCggaggacgacgatgggggacagaagaaaagaaggagggtagGAATCGATAGGATGATTGAGGGTGGCACCGGTGATGGAACAGGCGAACATGGTGAGATTGAAAGCCCAACATCAGACGATCGCCTCGTCGAGATCGGATCCAACTCGGAATATTCCATCCCATCCGTCAAACgtacctcctcttcctcccaccCAATTTCCCTCGGTCAACTGGGTTCCTCCCGATTTACTGCGCTGCCTTCCGAagatccttctccttcagcttctgGACCTGGATCAACATCTTACGAAGGTCTTCACACCACACAAACTAATGCCCGTGGAGCTGGGGCTGACGTCAACGTGACCGACCCGACTTTAGGCATGAACCACCTCTCGCCTCTATCCGATACCGATCCCCTCCTcccgtcatcatccaacgCCCTCGCCCCATACTCCTCTcacctccccttcccttcttccaactctaACCAATCTAACTCATTTAACCCATCTAACCCATCTTCCGCATGGGCCTCCAACCCTTCCCAACCCTTACTCTCACCAACATCCGCCGCAGCCGCCGCACACGCATATAACCTCGATCCTTCTCTGCTCCAAACCACGATCGGGAGTCTACTCCAAAGTCCTGCAGCGGCGCAAATGTTTTTGAATTCGTTAAGCGCCAGTGCACAAGGTCAGGCTTTGGCTTCGCACTCTCATCCCCATAATCCATCTCCGCTGAACCCGAACCCGAACGGCaatgcctccacctcggcctctgcttctgctcaTGGCATGAATACCGGAGGTATGGGAACAGGATCAGGAACCAAAGACGTCGACCCAACTCTCGCCCTTTTTTCCCCACTCCCCTCCCATTCGTCGCTCACTTCCCAATCCAACGACCTCTTGAAATCCTACAGTGACGCCCTCACAGTCGGAGAAGGCGTGGACAATTTACAAGAGAGTATCGATAGTCTGGTGAGGAGTATGGGGTTGGATTTGCCTAATGGTGGATCTTCTGTGGGTGTCGATGTCGGTGACGGGGCTGGAGTTGGAACAGAGAcaggggaaggggatggagagTTTAATGTGGATGAATTCTTGCAGGGCTTGGcgaaggaaggggaagaagaaggagaaagggaagtagaaggggatgggggTGTGTCAAGCTCAGGCGCAGGCGCAGGCGCAgaaaatggaaggaaggaagatgtaATTGCCCAAAGTGGCCTCAAGTCGGAAAGTTAAAATGTAGACTTCTAACACAGTCTTGACAATTTGATAAATTTGTTTTTCTCAAGTGTGTACATAGCTCGATTTACGGAATAAAAGAGGTGATTTTAGAGTCCTCTTGACGTAATGTAAATATAATGATAATCAAACATGTCTTCGTTCTGTTGTTCATACGTCCATTTTGCCTCTGTAAAGCATTCACCGACGCATAGGCCCATTAACATCTCAAAGCAACAATTAGGCCTTCCTTTTACCCTGCAACCTACACCATGCGATGCTTGTTTATTGTCTAATCCTGGAATTTTTGACCAAAATATTGCTAGTAGCAATATGGCGAGCAATTTCGTTTTTGTACTCCGAATAAAAGTTCCATACATCAAAGCAATCGCACTAACTCGTTCGTCCTCCGATCGTCGGGTCGCATACGTACGACGTGGCAGGAAATACCAAGATGGAAAAGCAATAGTGAATCAATGTGCTCAACCTCCTACTTTCCATTTACGTAGTATTATTTCGGACATGGTCAGAATAGACCATCACTCTTGCGGAACAAACAAATGTACATAATTGATAACTGAAACCGTTGCCTTCTTGTACTTGAATgtatatacatatatatagaGATCTTCAATAATCCACATAAGTCCTGAACCCATCCACACCATTTCGTCGTCAACATGACAAAAACATCATGGCTCAAGCAGCGAACAGCAAGCTCGTATCAATCGCTACCAACGTTCATCAGCCTCCTGATTTGAAAATTTACGGCAA is a window from the Cryptococcus neoformans var. neoformans JEC21 chromosome 2 sequence genome containing:
- a CDS encoding heat shock transcription factor 2, putative is translated as MTTNLYAIAGPSKPTTPTSTPSPRSEPPSPLKSLTSLPTNPLNSHGTSTPNTLTNQLSSTGIGISKPGLSVDENGEVMKVPAFLNKLYTMVSDPEVDDLIYWGESGDSFFVPNAELFGRELLPRWFKHSNFSSFVRQLNMYGFHKVPHLQSGALKNETPIELWEFANPYFKRGQPQLLTKVTRKNNRPSNSGVGPSSSVGGSGAGGGMSTRSASAAAASGSASGQIQQAISQGHEAGNHSTSGKYLITDGTTPGSVPPSHTSAGPLIAPQTLDLSAINSGIAAIRQTQASIATDLRKLQASNEALWRQAYETQEKQRKHEETIDLIVSFLERLFGTEGEGLKGLKEAMRRGVGVRRDRDGREGRDSRDSRFAEDDDGGQKKRRRVGIDRMIEGGTGDGTGEHGEIESPTSDDRLVEIGSNSEYSIPSVKRTSSSSHPISLGQLGSSRFTALPSEDPSPSASGPGSTSYEGLHTTQTNARGAGADVNVTDPTLGMNHLSPLSDTDPLLPSSSNALAPYSSHLPFPSSNSNQSNSFNPSNPSSAWASNPSQPLLSPTSAAAAAHAYNLDPSLLQTTIGSLLQSPAAAQMFLNSLSASAQGQALASHSHPHNPSPLNPNPNGNASTSASASAHGMNTGGMGTGSGTKDVDPTLALFSPLPSHSSLTSQSNDLLKSYSDALTVGEGVDNLQESIDSLVRSMGLDLPNGGSSVGVDVGDGAGVGTETGEGDGEFNVDEFLQGLAKEGEEEGEREVEGDGGVSSSGAGAGAENGRKEDVIAQSGLKSES